One Desulfosoma caldarium genomic window, GGCAAGGAGGCGGCCATGGATTTTGAACTGAGCGATGAACAGCGCATGATCAAGGAAACGGTGCACAAGTGGGCTGTCAATGAGCTGGGTCCTATTCAGGAAAAGGTGGACGATGAGGATTGGTTTCCTCCGGACTTTTTCAAGAAATGCGCCGAAATCGGCATTCTCGGTATCACCATCGATGAAAAATACGGCGGCCTCGGCGGCGACGTGCTCATGCAGACCCTGGCCGTAGAGGAAATGAGCCGCATCTGTCCCGCGTTAGCCATGACCTACGCGGCCCATTCCAACCTGTGCATGCACAACATCTATAAAAATGCGAGCGAAAAGCTCAAAGAAAAATATCTGCCCCCCATGGTTCGCGGAGAAAAAATCGGCGCTCTGGGGCTCACCGAACCCAATGCGGGCTCCGATGCCATGAGTTTGCGCACAAGGGCGGAAAGAAAAGGCGACAAGTACATTTTGAACGGCACAAAGATGTGGATCACCAACGGGCCCATTGCCGACGTCATCCTGGTCTATGCCAAGACGGCTCCGGAAAAGGGGGCCAAGGGCATCAGTGCATTCATTGTGGAAAAGGATTTTCCCGGCTTTTCGGTGTCTCGAAAGATTAAGAAATGTGGTATGCGCGGATCCCCAACGGGTGAGCTGGTCTTTGAAGACTGCGAAGTCCCGGCGGAAAATCTGGTGGGTGAGGAAAACATGGGAGTCCACGTCATGACCAGCGGTCTAGATGTCGAGCGCGTTGTTTTGGCTGGCGGCTCCATAGGCATGGCCCAACAAGCTCTGGACTACTCGATCCGTTATGCGGCCGAAAGGGAACAGTTCGGGCAGCCCATCGGCAAGTTTCAAATGATTCAGCAAAAGCTGGCGGACATGTACGCCCGCACCGAGGCGGCTCGCCTTTTGGTGTACCGGGCAGCCCTGGTGGCCCAGAACGCGCCCCGAGGGGGCAAGGGCACCGAATTGACCCGCCAGGCCGCGGCAGCCATTCTTTTCGCCTCGGAAACGGCCACATGGGTGTGCAACCAAGCCGTTCAAATCCACGGCGGTTACGGGTACTCTCTAGAATTTCCCGTGCAGAAACTGTGGCGCGATGCCAAGCTCTACGAAATCGGCGCGGGAACCAACGAGATTCGACGGATCGTGGTGGCTCGAGAACTTCTTCGGGAAGCCTTTGCTCGAGCCGGCAAGGTTTAAAGGGCAGATCAAGAAGACCTTGCCCGTGGATGAAAGGCTGAAGATGTGCGCCGTAGAGGGAGGGGGCCATGGAGCAGCCGGTGGTTTTGGAGGAGCGCAGGGATCAGGTGGCGATTCTCACGCTGAATCGACCGGAGGTCATGAATTCTTTCAACTTTGCCATGCTTCACGGGCTTCGGGACAAAATCGAAGCCCTGCGTTTCGATGCCGAGATTCGCGTGGTGATCGTTACGGGGGCGGGAGACAAGGCTTTTTGTGCGGGAGCGGACCTAAAGGAGCGGGCCACGCTGTCCG contains:
- a CDS encoding acyl-CoA dehydrogenase family protein; the encoded protein is MDFELSDEQRMIKETVHKWAVNELGPIQEKVDDEDWFPPDFFKKCAEIGILGITIDEKYGGLGGDVLMQTLAVEEMSRICPALAMTYAAHSNLCMHNIYKNASEKLKEKYLPPMVRGEKIGALGLTEPNAGSDAMSLRTRAERKGDKYILNGTKMWITNGPIADVILVYAKTAPEKGAKGISAFIVEKDFPGFSVSRKIKKCGMRGSPTGELVFEDCEVPAENLVGEENMGVHVMTSGLDVERVVLAGGSIGMAQQALDYSIRYAAEREQFGQPIGKFQMIQQKLADMYARTEAARLLVYRAALVAQNAPRGGKGTELTRQAAAAILFASETATWVCNQAVQIHGGYGYSLEFPVQKLWRDAKLYEIGAGTNEIRRIVVARELLREAFARAGKV